One Streptomyces sp. R28 DNA window includes the following coding sequences:
- a CDS encoding alpha-amylase family protein — protein sequence MVPGGTAYASPPGTKDVTAVMFEWNFASVAKECTNTLGPAGYGYVQVSPPAEHIQGSQWWTSYQPVSYKIAARLGDATAFQNMVNTCHNAGVKVVADTVINHMSAGSGTGTGGSSYTKYNYPGLYSSADMNDCTATISDYTNRANVQNCELVGLADLDTGEEYVRATIAGYMNTLLGYGVDGFRIDAAKHIPAADLANIKSRLTNPSVYWKQEAIYGSGEAVQPTEYTGNGDVQEFRYAYDLKRVFNNENLAYLKNYGEGWGYMSSSAAGVFVDNHDTERNGSTLNYKDGANYTLANVFMLAYPYGAPDINSGYEWSDADAGPPNGGSVTACWQDGWKCQHAWPEIIRMVAFRNATRGESVTNWWDNGGDAIAFGRGSKGFVAISHESSSLSRTYQTSLAAGTYCNVQNNTTVTVNSSGQLTATLGANTALAIYAGKTSC from the coding sequence ATGGTCCCCGGCGGCACCGCGTATGCCTCCCCGCCCGGCACCAAGGACGTCACCGCGGTGATGTTCGAGTGGAACTTCGCCTCGGTCGCCAAGGAGTGCACCAACACCCTCGGCCCGGCCGGCTACGGCTACGTCCAGGTCTCCCCGCCCGCCGAGCACATCCAGGGCTCGCAGTGGTGGACCTCGTACCAGCCCGTGAGCTACAAGATCGCCGCCCGCCTCGGCGACGCCACCGCCTTCCAGAACATGGTGAACACCTGCCACAACGCCGGTGTGAAGGTCGTCGCCGACACCGTCATCAACCACATGTCCGCGGGCAGTGGCACCGGCACCGGCGGATCGTCGTACACGAAGTACAACTACCCCGGCCTGTACTCCTCGGCCGACATGAACGACTGCACGGCCACGATCAGCGACTACACCAACCGCGCCAATGTCCAGAACTGCGAACTCGTCGGCCTCGCCGACCTGGACACCGGCGAGGAGTACGTCCGCGCCACGATCGCCGGATACATGAACACTCTGCTCGGCTACGGCGTCGACGGCTTCCGCATCGACGCGGCCAAGCACATCCCGGCGGCGGACCTCGCCAACATCAAGTCCCGCCTGACCAACCCGTCGGTGTACTGGAAGCAGGAGGCCATCTACGGCAGCGGAGAGGCCGTCCAGCCGACCGAGTACACGGGCAACGGCGACGTCCAGGAGTTCCGCTACGCCTACGACCTCAAGCGCGTCTTCAACAACGAGAACCTCGCCTATCTGAAGAACTACGGCGAGGGCTGGGGCTACATGAGCAGCTCGGCCGCCGGTGTCTTCGTCGACAACCACGACACCGAGCGCAACGGCAGCACCTTGAACTACAAGGACGGGGCGAACTACACCCTCGCCAACGTCTTCATGCTGGCCTACCCCTACGGCGCCCCGGACATCAACTCCGGCTACGAGTGGTCCGACGCGGACGCCGGACCGCCCAACGGCGGCTCGGTGACCGCCTGCTGGCAGGACGGCTGGAAGTGCCAGCACGCCTGGCCGGAGATCATCCGCATGGTCGCCTTCCGCAACGCCACCCGCGGCGAGTCGGTCACCAACTGGTGGGACAACGGGGGCGACGCGATCGCGTTCGGGCGGGGCAGCAAGGGGTTCGTGGCCATCAGCCACGAGTCGAGCAGCCTGAGCCGTACGTACCAGACGTCCCTCGCGGCAGGCACGTACTGCAACGTGCAGAACAACACGACGGTGACCGTGAACTCGAGCGGCCAGCTCACCGCCACGCTGGGCGCCAACACCGCGCTCGCGATCTACGCCGGCAAGACCAGCTGCTGA
- a CDS encoding sugar ABC transporter permease, with protein sequence MSTTTVEAPVNKQDSVPTATPRKVRRRGTALVSHGILVVASLIALFPVAWLLFLSLGPDKDDYLHPGGIWGKMTLDNYTFVLQETKFFDWLTSTLIVTLGTTLIGVVIAATTGYAVSRMRFPGYKKFMWVLLVTQMFPVAVLMVPMYQILSELQLIDSYLGLVLVYCTTTVPYCAWLMKGYFDTIPFEIDEAGRVDGLSPFGTFARLILPLAKPGLAVAAFYSFLTAFGEVAFASTFMLSDTKYTFAVGLQTFVSEHDAQRNLMAATAVLVAIPVSAFFYFVQKNLVTGLTAGGTKG encoded by the coding sequence ATGAGTACCACCACTGTCGAGGCCCCGGTGAACAAGCAGGACTCCGTGCCTACTGCAACCCCGCGCAAGGTGCGCCGTCGTGGCACGGCGCTCGTCTCACACGGCATCCTCGTCGTGGCGAGCCTGATCGCGCTCTTCCCCGTCGCCTGGCTGCTCTTCCTGTCCCTCGGCCCGGACAAGGACGACTACCTCCACCCCGGCGGCATCTGGGGAAAGATGACCCTGGACAACTACACGTTCGTCCTTCAGGAGACCAAGTTCTTCGACTGGCTGACGAGCACACTCATCGTCACGCTGGGCACCACGCTCATCGGCGTCGTCATCGCCGCCACCACCGGCTACGCGGTCTCGCGGATGCGCTTTCCGGGCTACAAGAAGTTCATGTGGGTCCTGTTGGTGACCCAGATGTTCCCGGTCGCCGTCCTCATGGTGCCGATGTACCAGATCCTGTCCGAGCTCCAGCTCATCGACAGCTACCTTGGCCTCGTCCTCGTGTACTGCACGACAACCGTGCCGTACTGTGCCTGGCTGATGAAGGGGTACTTCGACACGATCCCGTTCGAGATCGACGAGGCGGGGCGCGTCGACGGGCTGTCCCCCTTCGGCACGTTCGCGCGGCTGATCCTGCCGCTCGCCAAGCCGGGCCTGGCGGTCGCCGCGTTCTACAGCTTCCTCACGGCCTTCGGCGAGGTCGCGTTCGCGTCGACGTTCATGCTGTCCGACACGAAGTACACGTTCGCGGTCGGTCTGCAGACCTTCGTCAGCGAGCACGACGCGCAGCGCAACCTGATGGCTGCCACGGCGGTGTTGGTTGCCATACCGGTTTCCGCGTTCTTCTACTTCGTGCAGAAGAACCTGGTGACCGGGCTTACCGCGGGCGGCACGAAGGGCTGA
- a CDS encoding carbohydrate-binding module family 20 domain-containing protein — MKRRPHSPGFFRRAATAAAAGALALAGAVALPAPLAQADATTSGDVIANLWSYNWDSVAAECTDVLGPNGYGAVWVAPPAESLKQTNYYWWDVYQPYSYDLNGRFGTAAQFASMVDACHDAGVKVYTDAVINHTAAQTGTGYHGTTITNKYDTPDWDPDDFHTSAECADSDLIIDDWSNLTEIQNCELLGLPDLETEDDDVRSGIAAYLNKQIAVGVDGFRIDAAKHMPVGDLNAIRAKLDDTTSGAEPYIFQEVYPGATPAASDYYSAGDVLDFTYASRVKSAFQGNVSDLESLPSSGVLTPANSVSFVTNHDTERNGLHMSYKDGDTYRLANVFQLAYKWSTPTVYSGFEFSSSDQAPPNSNGFVTDTDCAGGWYCLQRDAAVTGMVKWHNAAGSEAVTNWSSKSSSVIGFGRGSAGYVAINNGSSSATYTFTTGMADGTYPNVIDNGATTVTVSGGNATLTIPAKSAIAFYDGEFTPCGTSCEEPDDGTSTVTATFSEYAPTTTGQDVYVVGSIAALGGWDTSKAVKLSSAGYPIWSGQVSVPINTSFEFKYLKKDSSGKVTWESSANRSAATTTSAISLTNSWNVANANATDVTFNVTATTDWRTNVYVVGSLASLGSWNPADAIPLSSASYPTWSKSVIVPKSTSFEYKFIKRNSSGTVTWESGTNRAYTAGSSSGYATTDTWK; from the coding sequence TTGAAGCGCAGACCGCACTCCCCGGGCTTCTTCCGCCGCGCCGCGACCGCCGCGGCCGCGGGTGCGCTCGCACTGGCCGGGGCCGTGGCCCTGCCCGCGCCCCTGGCGCAGGCGGACGCCACGACCTCGGGCGATGTGATCGCCAACCTCTGGTCCTACAACTGGGACTCGGTCGCCGCCGAGTGCACCGACGTACTCGGACCGAACGGATACGGCGCGGTGTGGGTCGCACCGCCGGCGGAGTCGTTGAAGCAGACGAACTACTACTGGTGGGATGTCTACCAGCCCTACTCGTACGACCTGAACGGCCGTTTCGGGACGGCGGCGCAGTTCGCGTCGATGGTGGACGCCTGCCACGACGCGGGCGTGAAGGTATACACGGACGCGGTGATCAACCACACCGCCGCCCAGACCGGCACCGGCTACCACGGCACGACGATCACCAACAAGTACGACACCCCCGACTGGGACCCGGACGACTTCCACACGTCCGCCGAGTGCGCCGACTCCGACCTGATCATCGACGACTGGTCGAACCTCACCGAGATCCAGAACTGCGAACTGCTCGGCCTGCCCGACCTGGAGACCGAGGACGACGACGTCCGCTCGGGCATCGCGGCCTACCTCAACAAGCAGATCGCAGTCGGCGTGGACGGTTTCCGGATCGACGCGGCCAAGCACATGCCGGTCGGCGACCTCAACGCGATCCGGGCGAAGCTGGACGACACGACCTCGGGTGCGGAGCCGTACATCTTCCAGGAGGTGTACCCGGGTGCGACGCCGGCCGCCTCCGACTACTACTCCGCGGGTGACGTCCTGGACTTCACGTACGCGAGCCGGGTGAAGTCGGCGTTCCAGGGGAACGTGAGCGACCTGGAGTCGCTGCCGTCCTCGGGTGTGCTGACCCCCGCCAACTCGGTGTCCTTCGTGACCAACCACGACACCGAGCGCAACGGCCTGCACATGAGCTACAAGGACGGTGACACCTACCGGCTCGCCAACGTCTTCCAGCTCGCCTACAAGTGGTCGACCCCGACGGTCTACTCGGGCTTCGAGTTCTCGTCGTCCGACCAGGCACCGCCGAACTCGAACGGCTTCGTGACGGACACGGACTGCGCCGGCGGCTGGTACTGCCTCCAGCGCGACGCCGCCGTCACCGGCATGGTGAAGTGGCACAACGCGGCCGGCTCGGAGGCGGTGACGAACTGGTCGAGCAAGTCGTCGAGCGTGATCGGCTTCGGGCGTGGGAGCGCCGGCTACGTCGCGATCAACAACGGCTCGTCCTCGGCGACGTACACCTTCACGACGGGGATGGCCGACGGCACGTACCCGAACGTCATCGACAACGGCGCGACGACGGTGACGGTCTCCGGCGGCAACGCCACCCTCACGATCCCCGCGAAGAGCGCGATCGCCTTCTACGACGGTGAGTTCACGCCGTGCGGCACCTCCTGCGAGGAGCCGGACGACGGTACCTCGACGGTGACGGCCACCTTCAGCGAGTACGCGCCCACCACGACCGGCCAGGACGTCTACGTGGTCGGCTCGATCGCGGCGCTCGGCGGCTGGGACACCTCGAAGGCGGTGAAGCTGTCGTCGGCCGGCTACCCGATCTGGTCCGGCCAGGTGAGTGTGCCGATCAATACGTCGTTCGAGTTCAAGTATCTGAAGAAGGACAGCTCGGGCAAGGTCACCTGGGAGTCCAGCGCCAACAGATCGGCGGCCACGACGACTTCGGCGATCAGCCTCACCAACTCCTGGAACGTGGCGAACGCCAACGCCACCGACGTCACCTTCAACGTCACCGCCACGACCGACTGGCGCACCAACGTCTACGTCGTCGGCTCCCTCGCCTCCCTCGGATCCTGGAACCCGGCCGACGCGATCCCGCTGTCGTCGGCGTCGTACCCGACGTGGAGCAAGTCGGTGATCGTCCCGAAGAGCACGTCCTTCGAGTACAAGTTCATCAAGAGAAACAGCTCCGGGACGGTGACCTGGGAGTCCGGCACGAACCGCGCGTACACGGCGGGCAGTTCCTCGGGCTACGCGACCACCGACACCTGGAAGTAG
- a CDS encoding glycoside hydrolase family 13 protein, producing MSQHSAAPAPTPTSAAAVVTVAKRSDWWRDAVIYQVYPRSFADSNGDGMGDLEGVRSRLPYLRDLGVDAVWLSPFYASPQADAGYDVADYRAVDPMFGNLLDADALIRDAHELGLRIIVDLVPNHSSDQHEWFKRAVADGPGSPLRDRYHFRPGKGTDGELPPNDWESIFGGPAWTRVTEPDGTPGEWYLHLFAPEQPDFNWEHPAVGDEFRSILRFWLDMGVDGFRIDVAHGLVKAEGLPDLGSHEQLKLLGNDVMPFFDQDGVHAIYRQWRTILDEYAGERIFVAEAWTPTVERTANYVRPDELHQAFNFQYLSTEWDAAELRKVVDRTLEAMRPVGAPATWVLSNHDVTRHATRFANPPGLGTQIRTAGDRALGLRRARAATLLMLALPGSAYVYQGEELGLPDVVDLPDEVRQDPAYFRGEGQDGFRDGCRVPIPWTREGSSYGFGAGGSWLPQPEGWGELSVEAQTGDADSTLELYRSALALRREQPDLGAGESVEWLRAPEGVLAFRRGEFVCVANTTGESVTLPSHGRVLLTSGEITEADGETKVPADTTVWWTAA from the coding sequence ATGAGCCAGCACTCCGCAGCCCCGGCCCCGACCCCCACCTCCGCAGCGGCCGTCGTCACCGTCGCCAAGCGCAGCGACTGGTGGCGGGACGCGGTGATCTACCAGGTCTATCCGCGCAGCTTCGCCGACAGCAACGGCGACGGCATGGGCGACCTGGAAGGCGTACGCTCCCGCCTGCCGTACCTGCGCGACCTCGGTGTGGACGCCGTGTGGCTCAGCCCCTTCTACGCCTCCCCGCAGGCCGACGCCGGCTACGACGTCGCCGACTACCGGGCCGTCGACCCGATGTTCGGCAACCTGCTCGACGCGGACGCGCTGATCCGCGACGCCCACGAGCTCGGGCTCAGGATCATCGTCGACCTGGTCCCCAACCACTCCTCCGACCAGCACGAGTGGTTCAAGCGGGCGGTCGCGGACGGCCCTGGATCCCCGCTGCGGGACCGCTACCACTTCCGCCCCGGCAAGGGCACGGACGGCGAACTGCCGCCCAACGACTGGGAGTCGATCTTCGGCGGCCCGGCGTGGACGCGGGTCACCGAGCCCGACGGCACCCCCGGCGAGTGGTACCTGCACCTCTTCGCCCCCGAGCAGCCCGACTTCAACTGGGAGCACCCGGCGGTGGGAGACGAGTTCCGCTCGATCCTCCGCTTCTGGCTCGACATGGGCGTCGACGGCTTCCGTATCGACGTCGCCCACGGCCTGGTGAAGGCAGAAGGCCTGCCGGACCTCGGATCCCACGAACAGCTCAAGCTGCTGGGCAACGATGTCATGCCGTTCTTCGACCAGGACGGCGTGCACGCCATCTACCGCCAGTGGCGCACGATCCTCGACGAGTACGCGGGTGAGCGCATCTTCGTGGCCGAGGCGTGGACCCCGACCGTCGAGCGCACCGCGAACTACGTCCGCCCGGACGAGCTGCACCAGGCCTTCAACTTCCAGTACCTGTCGACGGAGTGGGACGCGGCGGAGCTCCGCAAGGTCGTCGACCGCACCCTGGAGGCGATGCGCCCGGTCGGCGCCCCCGCGACGTGGGTCCTGTCCAACCACGATGTCACCCGCCACGCGACGCGCTTCGCCAACCCGCCCGGCCTCGGCACCCAGATCCGCACGGCCGGCGACCGCGCCCTGGGCCTGCGCCGCGCCCGCGCCGCCACCCTCCTCATGCTCGCGCTGCCGGGTTCGGCGTACGTCTACCAGGGCGAGGAGCTCGGCCTGCCGGACGTCGTCGACCTCCCCGACGAGGTCCGCCAGGACCCGGCGTACTTCCGGGGCGAGGGCCAGGACGGCTTCCGCGACGGCTGCCGGGTGCCGATCCCGTGGACGCGCGAGGGCTCGTCGTACGGCTTCGGCGCCGGCGGGAGCTGGCTGCCGCAGCCGGAGGGCTGGGGCGAGCTGAGCGTCGAGGCGCAGACCGGCGACGCAGACTCCACGCTGGAGCTGTACCGCTCCGCGCTCGCCCTCCGCCGCGAGCAGCCCGACCTCGGCGCCGGCGAGTCGGTGGAGTGGCTGCGCGCACCCGAGGGTGTGCTGGCCTTCCGCCGCGGCGAGTTCGTCTGCGTCGCGAACACCACCGGCGAGTCCGTGACGCTCCCGTCCCACGGCCGCGTGCTGCTCACCAGCGGCGAGATCACCGAGGCGGACGGCGAGACGAAGGTCCCGGCGGACACGACGGTGTGGTGGACGGCGGCCTGA